The Actinomadura sp. WMMB 499 genome includes a window with the following:
- a CDS encoding DUF1266 domain-containing protein encodes MTMEADPGAMLDRARKYERQGRPEEAAAAFAEAAGRLEARGDRAAAGVRARQARALAAAGRAEEALGVLAAAEQAAPDGADVRAVLDGHAAHVLAAAGRAGEAARRAWAAMTAFRSLGDDRRADVAGAHAARLIVEDTGPRAAVDPLRDLLGRMPPDGEGHRRVARLLADAERRPDRDFDVLVTDPDGAGWGALAAALAVGAHLAVGNGVAWNTLGDRGARDDRALLERDWGVTDAAGWREQVRALLDAENSDPAVQMVLDRREPGMRPASWRAAIAGWCAERNVSEETTRRVIELSGLILRYEERFRADGLLGPDEPVRSVYGYDFGRAVNMARWGLGAGYCDADEAEKCVMTAGQRAHRVYGSWESFSAGYVLGRMLRFDEGEFGQWYARSVVGHRVLAEDPASPWRRMAWG; translated from the coding sequence ATGACGATGGAGGCCGATCCCGGCGCGATGCTCGACCGGGCCCGCAAGTACGAGCGGCAGGGACGTCCGGAGGAGGCCGCGGCCGCGTTCGCCGAGGCCGCCGGACGGCTGGAGGCGCGCGGCGACCGGGCGGCGGCGGGGGTCCGGGCGCGGCAGGCGCGGGCGCTCGCGGCGGCGGGACGCGCCGAGGAGGCGCTCGGGGTGCTGGCGGCGGCCGAGCAGGCGGCCCCGGACGGCGCGGACGTCCGCGCCGTCCTGGACGGGCACGCCGCGCACGTCCTGGCCGCGGCCGGGCGCGCGGGGGAGGCGGCGCGGCGGGCGTGGGCGGCGATGACCGCGTTCCGCTCGCTGGGCGACGACCGGCGCGCGGACGTCGCGGGCGCGCACGCGGCGCGGCTGATCGTCGAGGACACGGGGCCGCGCGCCGCGGTGGACCCGCTGCGGGACCTGCTGGGGCGCATGCCCCCGGACGGCGAGGGGCACCGGCGGGTCGCGCGGCTGCTGGCGGACGCCGAGCGGCGGCCCGACCGCGACTTCGACGTCCTCGTCACCGACCCGGACGGCGCCGGGTGGGGCGCGCTCGCCGCCGCACTGGCCGTGGGCGCGCACCTGGCGGTCGGCAACGGCGTCGCGTGGAACACCCTCGGCGACCGGGGGGCGCGCGACGACCGCGCCCTGCTGGAACGCGACTGGGGCGTCACCGACGCCGCGGGCTGGCGGGAGCAGGTGCGGGCGCTGCTGGACGCGGAGAACTCCGACCCCGCCGTCCAGATGGTCCTCGACCGGCGCGAGCCCGGCATGCGACCGGCGTCGTGGCGGGCCGCGATCGCCGGGTGGTGCGCCGAACGGAACGTGTCGGAGGAGACCACCCGGCGCGTGATCGAGCTGTCGGGGCTGATCCTGCGGTACGAGGAGCGGTTCCGCGCGGACGGGCTCCTCGGGCCGGACGAACCGGTGCGGAGCGTGTACGGCTACGACTTCGGCCGCGCCGTGAACATGGCGCGCTGGGGACTGGGCGCCGGGTACTGCGACGCCGACGAGGCCGAGAAGTGCGTCATGACCGCCGGGCAGCGCGCCCATCGGGTGTACGGGTCGTGGGAGTCGTTCTCCGCCGGATACGTCCTGGGACGGATGCTGCGGTTCGACGAGGGCGAGTTCGGCCAGTGGTACGCGCGCTCGGTCGTCGGGCACCGCGTCCTCGCCGAAGATCCCGCCAGCCCTTGGCGCCGGATGGCCTGGGGCTGA
- a CDS encoding molybdopterin-dependent oxidoreductase, producing the protein MGPELKVLGACPLDCPDGCSWVVTVRDGKAVRLRGNPDHPYTRGALCAKVNRWLERAEQPDRILHPMRRVGRKGAGRFARISWDEALGEIAERLEDVVREHGGEAIWPYWGTGTLGYLQGLEGYSGRRFFNVLGASGHYANICSAAGSAGMEATVGSAGGMDPQDLAHARLVILWGSNPLTSGHHVWKFVQDARKSGARLVAIDPVRTRTAQQADEHLAPLPGTDAALALGLLNVIVGSGAQDERFLREHTAGWAEFRERIAEHPPERAAEITGVPVESIVALGERIARTRPTAIRATQGLQRHAGGGTALRVLAAIPAVTGDWARLGGGLAFSTSGHNRLDKAALWRDDLRPGPVRTLPMTRLGEGLLDVEDPPVKALFVIAANPVGSTPHQNRVRRGLEREDLFTVVMEQFPTDTADYADIVLPATAQHEHMDLHEGYGHLYLTWNEPAVEPPGECLPTTETFRRLARRMGLNEPGLYDSDESLAEQLLASDHPWMAGVTLDRLREEGFVRMSVPDPFLPYAEGFPTPSGRLEFPRGAAYVPPAEVADRERAARYPLALISAASHEFLNTQFANNPELRRRSGPQTVRLHPGDAAARGLADGQRVRVANDRGGFDAVLRVTDQVRPGVAATAKGHWAKFSGGSNANAVVAERDTDLGAGPVFHDTRVEVSALP; encoded by the coding sequence ATGGGGCCTGAGCTGAAAGTGCTGGGAGCCTGTCCGCTGGACTGCCCCGACGGGTGCTCGTGGGTGGTGACCGTGCGGGACGGGAAGGCGGTGCGGCTGCGCGGCAACCCCGACCACCCGTACACGCGGGGCGCGCTGTGCGCGAAGGTGAACCGCTGGCTGGAGCGGGCGGAGCAGCCCGACCGGATCCTGCACCCGATGCGGCGGGTGGGCCGCAAGGGCGCGGGACGGTTCGCGCGGATCTCCTGGGACGAGGCGCTCGGGGAGATCGCGGAGCGGCTCGAGGACGTGGTGCGCGAGCACGGCGGCGAGGCGATCTGGCCGTACTGGGGCACCGGGACGCTGGGCTACCTGCAGGGGCTCGAGGGGTACTCCGGCCGGCGGTTCTTCAACGTGCTGGGCGCCTCGGGGCACTACGCCAACATCTGCTCGGCGGCGGGCAGTGCGGGGATGGAGGCGACGGTCGGGTCGGCGGGCGGCATGGACCCGCAGGACCTCGCGCACGCGCGGCTGGTGATCCTCTGGGGCTCGAACCCGCTGACCAGCGGGCATCACGTGTGGAAGTTCGTCCAGGACGCGCGAAAGTCCGGGGCGCGCCTGGTGGCGATCGACCCGGTGCGGACGCGGACGGCGCAGCAGGCCGACGAGCACCTGGCTCCGCTGCCGGGCACGGACGCCGCACTGGCGCTCGGCCTGCTGAACGTGATCGTCGGGTCGGGGGCGCAGGACGAGCGGTTCCTGCGGGAGCACACGGCGGGATGGGCGGAGTTCCGGGAGCGGATCGCGGAGCACCCGCCGGAGCGGGCGGCGGAGATCACCGGCGTGCCCGTGGAGAGCATCGTGGCGCTCGGCGAGCGGATCGCCCGCACCCGGCCGACCGCGATCCGCGCGACGCAGGGGCTGCAGCGGCACGCGGGCGGGGGCACGGCGCTGCGGGTGCTGGCGGCGATCCCGGCGGTGACCGGCGACTGGGCGCGGCTCGGCGGCGGGCTCGCGTTCTCGACGTCCGGGCACAACAGGCTCGACAAGGCGGCGCTGTGGCGGGACGACCTGCGGCCGGGGCCGGTGCGGACGCTGCCGATGACACGGCTCGGCGAGGGACTGCTGGACGTCGAGGACCCGCCGGTCAAGGCGCTGTTCGTGATCGCCGCGAACCCGGTGGGGAGCACCCCGCACCAGAACCGGGTGCGGCGCGGGCTGGAGCGCGAGGACCTGTTCACGGTGGTGATGGAGCAGTTCCCGACCGACACCGCCGACTACGCCGACATCGTGCTGCCCGCGACGGCGCAGCACGAGCACATGGACCTGCACGAGGGCTACGGGCACCTGTACCTGACGTGGAACGAGCCCGCGGTGGAGCCGCCGGGCGAGTGCCTGCCGACGACGGAGACGTTCCGCCGGCTGGCGCGGCGGATGGGGCTGAACGAGCCGGGCCTGTACGACTCCGACGAGAGCCTCGCCGAGCAGCTCCTCGCGTCCGACCACCCCTGGATGGCGGGCGTCACGCTCGACCGGCTGCGCGAGGAGGGCTTCGTGCGCATGTCGGTCCCGGACCCCTTCCTGCCGTACGCCGAGGGGTTCCCGACGCCGTCCGGTCGCCTGGAGTTCCCGCGCGGCGCCGCGTACGTCCCGCCCGCGGAGGTCGCCGACCGGGAGCGGGCGGCGCGGTACCCGCTGGCGCTGATCTCGGCGGCGTCGCACGAGTTCCTGAACACGCAGTTCGCGAACAATCCGGAGCTGCGGCGCCGGTCGGGACCCCAGACGGTCCGGCTGCATCCGGGCGACGCCGCCGCGCGGGGCCTGGCGGACGGGCAGCGGGTCAGGGTGGCCAACGACCGGGGCGGATTCGACGCGGTCCTGCGGGTGACCGACCAGGTCAGGCCGGGTGTCGCGGCGACGGCGAAGGGGCACTGGGCGAAGTTCTCCGGCGGCTCGAACGCGAACGCGGTGGTGGCCGAGCGCGACACCGACCTCGGTGCGGGCCCGGTGTTCCACGACACCCGCGTCGAGGTGAGCGCGCTCCCCTGA
- the thyX gene encoding FAD-dependent thymidylate synthase encodes MTGAEAMDVEFRSDVDVELIKSAASDADVLWAARVSTKGESSLEELKADPERSRGLINYLMRDRHGTPFEHSSMTFYVKAPIFVFREFMRHRTFSYNEESGRYRRLEPVFYVPGPERKLVQEGKPGKYVFVDGTPEQHKLVTEATMESCRRSYRAYLEMLEAGVAREVARTVLPVGLYSSMYATCNARALMNFLSLRTKREDSKFPSFPQREIEMVAERMEEQWAALMPLTHAAFEANGRVAP; translated from the coding sequence GTGACGGGTGCCGAAGCGATGGACGTCGAGTTCCGCAGCGATGTCGACGTGGAACTGATCAAGTCGGCGGCGTCGGACGCCGACGTGCTGTGGGCCGCCCGGGTGTCCACCAAGGGCGAGAGTTCCCTGGAGGAACTGAAGGCCGATCCCGAGCGCTCCAGGGGCCTGATCAACTACCTGATGCGCGACCGGCACGGGACCCCCTTCGAGCACTCGTCGATGACCTTCTACGTGAAGGCCCCGATCTTCGTGTTCCGGGAGTTCATGCGCCATCGGACGTTCTCCTACAACGAGGAGAGCGGCCGGTACAGGCGCCTGGAACCCGTCTTCTACGTTCCCGGGCCCGAACGGAAGCTGGTGCAGGAGGGCAAGCCCGGCAAGTACGTCTTCGTCGACGGGACGCCCGAGCAGCACAAGCTGGTCACCGAGGCCACCATGGAGAGCTGCCGCCGGTCGTACCGGGCCTACCTCGAGATGCTCGAGGCGGGCGTCGCCCGCGAGGTCGCCCGGACCGTCCTGCCGGTCGGTCTCTACTCCTCCATGTACGCGACCTGCAACGCTCGCGCCCTGATGAACTTCCTGTCGCTGCGCACGAAGCGCGAGGACTCGAAGTTCCCCTCGTTCCCGCAGCGCGAGATCGAGATGGTGGCCGAGCGGATGGAGGAGCAGTGGGCGGCGCTCATGCCGCTGACCCACGCCGCCTTCGAGGCGAACGGCCGCGTCGCCCCCTGA
- a CDS encoding dienelactone hydrolase family protein produces the protein MTDVEIPTGTRDLPGYLAVPEGEGPWPGVVVLFEAFGSTADMRAQADRFAAHGYLAVLPDLYGGAPWLRCVTKAMRDMRAGRGATYDAIEATRAWLAGRADCTGDVGVCGFCMGGGFALVAAARYDFRAAAVNYGMLPRRPDEALRGACPIVAGYGAADPTLRGAAGKLERALTGAGVPHDVKEYPATGHGFLTETQVPGPYAPVAKVLFGMGKGRENAGDGWDRIFAFFDEHVRQ, from the coding sequence ATGACGGACGTCGAGATCCCCACCGGAACACGCGACCTGCCCGGATACCTGGCCGTCCCCGAAGGGGAGGGGCCCTGGCCCGGCGTGGTCGTCCTGTTCGAGGCCTTCGGCTCGACCGCGGACATGCGCGCGCAGGCCGACCGCTTCGCCGCGCACGGCTACCTCGCCGTGCTGCCCGACCTGTACGGCGGCGCCCCCTGGCTGCGGTGCGTCACCAAGGCCATGCGCGACATGCGCGCCGGGCGCGGCGCCACCTACGACGCGATCGAGGCGACGCGCGCGTGGCTCGCCGGACGCGCCGACTGCACCGGCGACGTCGGCGTGTGCGGCTTCTGCATGGGCGGCGGCTTCGCGCTCGTCGCGGCGGCGCGGTACGACTTCCGCGCCGCGGCGGTGAACTACGGCATGCTCCCGCGACGGCCGGACGAGGCGCTGCGGGGCGCGTGCCCCATCGTCGCCGGCTACGGCGCCGCCGACCCCACGCTGCGCGGGGCGGCGGGGAAGCTGGAGCGGGCGCTGACCGGCGCCGGCGTCCCGCACGACGTGAAGGAGTACCCGGCCACGGGCCACGGCTTCCTCACCGAGACGCAGGTGCCGGGCCCGTACGCCCCCGTCGCGAAGGTGTTGTTCGGCATGGGCAAGGGCCGTGAGAACGCCGGGGACGGCTGGGACCGCATCTTCGCGTTCTTCGACGAGCACGTCCGCCAATGA
- a CDS encoding helix-turn-helix domain-containing protein produces MTTTLSDVRPIGEQLRAWRQRRRLSQLELASEADVSTRHLSFVETGRSAPSREMVLRLAEHLDVPLRDRNLLLVAAGYAPVFEETPIEEPRMDTVRAAIKQVLRGHEPFPAVVVDRFWNLIDANGAAALFMEGAPPELLEPPLNVLRLSMHPDGMAKNILNLAEWRAHMIDRVRRHVRLTADASLAQLYRELRDFPGDVGEAMAPPAGHEVFVPLRIRQDGRDLSFFSTIATFGTPVDITVAELAIESFYPADAATSDFLRERAGW; encoded by the coding sequence GTGACGACGACCTTGAGCGATGTGCGGCCGATCGGGGAGCAACTGCGGGCGTGGCGGCAGCGGCGGCGGCTGAGCCAGCTGGAGCTGGCGTCGGAGGCGGACGTGTCCACCCGGCACCTCAGCTTCGTGGAGACGGGAAGGTCGGCGCCGAGCCGGGAGATGGTGCTGCGGCTGGCGGAGCATCTGGACGTCCCGCTGCGCGACCGGAACCTGCTGCTGGTGGCGGCGGGATACGCGCCGGTGTTCGAGGAGACGCCGATCGAGGAACCGCGGATGGACACGGTCCGCGCCGCGATCAAGCAGGTGCTGCGAGGGCACGAGCCGTTCCCGGCCGTCGTCGTGGACCGGTTCTGGAACCTCATCGACGCCAACGGTGCGGCGGCGCTGTTCATGGAGGGCGCGCCGCCGGAACTCCTGGAGCCGCCGCTGAACGTGCTGCGGCTGAGCATGCACCCCGACGGTATGGCGAAGAACATCCTGAACCTGGCGGAGTGGCGGGCGCACATGATCGACCGGGTGCGGCGGCACGTGCGGCTGACGGCGGACGCGTCGCTGGCGCAGCTGTACCGGGAGCTGCGGGACTTCCCTGGGGACGTCGGCGAGGCGATGGCGCCGCCCGCGGGGCACGAGGTGTTCGTCCCGCTGCGGATCCGGCAGGACGGGCGCGACCTGTCGTTCTTCAGCACGATCGCGACCTTCGGGACGCCCGTCGACATCACGGTGGCGGAACTGGCGATCGAGTCGTTCTACCCGGCGGACGCGGCGACGAGCGACTTCCTGCGGGAGCGCGCCGGCTGGTGA
- a CDS encoding gamma-glutamyl-gamma-aminobutyrate hydrolase family protein yields the protein MSEPSPGGTAPLIGITACQEPARWGMWVREAALLPVSYVRSVERAGGVPVLLPPAASLRGVGALAGRLDGIVLAGGADVDPELYGAERHAETDPPQPQRDRFELALARAVVDADVPFLAICRGMQVLNVARGGTLVQHLPEAVGHERHAPEPGKMGSHPVRISPSSMIGKVLGEAADVPTLHHQAVGRLGKGLAAVAWADDQVVEAAELQGHRFGLAVQWHPEEGTDGRLFEALVAAARG from the coding sequence ATGTCAGAGCCCAGTCCGGGCGGAACCGCGCCGCTGATCGGCATCACCGCCTGCCAGGAGCCGGCGCGGTGGGGCATGTGGGTGCGGGAGGCGGCGCTGCTGCCGGTCTCGTACGTGCGCTCGGTGGAGCGGGCGGGCGGCGTGCCGGTGCTGCTCCCGCCGGCGGCGTCGCTGCGGGGAGTGGGGGCGCTGGCCGGACGGCTGGACGGGATCGTGCTCGCGGGCGGCGCCGACGTGGACCCCGAGTTGTACGGTGCGGAGCGGCATGCCGAGACGGACCCGCCGCAGCCGCAGCGGGACCGCTTCGAGCTCGCGCTGGCCCGGGCGGTGGTGGACGCGGACGTCCCGTTCCTGGCGATCTGCCGGGGGATGCAGGTACTGAACGTCGCGCGGGGCGGGACGCTCGTCCAGCATCTGCCGGAGGCGGTCGGGCACGAGCGGCACGCGCCGGAGCCGGGGAAGATGGGCTCCCATCCGGTGCGGATCTCGCCCAGCAGCATGATCGGGAAGGTGCTCGGCGAGGCCGCCGACGTCCCGACGCTCCACCATCAGGCGGTGGGGCGGCTCGGGAAGGGGCTGGCGGCGGTGGCCTGGGCGGACGACCAGGTCGTGGAGGCCGCGGAGTTGCAGGGGCACCGGTTCGGGCTGGCCGTGCAGTGGCATCCCGAGGAGGGGACGGACGGGCGGCTGTTCGAGGCGCTGGTGGCTGCGGCCCGCGGCTAG
- a CDS encoding alpha/beta hydrolase encodes MPLEPQTVRFLQELASWTQVPPDGAGEPTIEEMRERVGALLPFERRELAVVDDLAVRGPGGPVPVRLYRPVVAGPLPAVVYLHGGGWVLGGIENVDRLCRDLAADAGCAVLSVGYRLAPEHPFPAAVDDAWAVVASAVRRPERYGIRPGAVAVAGDSAGGNLAAAVALLARDRGVALAHQLLVYPVTDTARDAPSWREYGTGYGLDAPTLARFMDLYRGGADPGDPRLAPLRAPDLRGVAPATVITAECDILRDEGEAYARRLRESGVPVELRRYDGVVHSFFLLPEMFDAGAEAVGYAVARLRTAFGFSGAEAS; translated from the coding sequence ATGCCGCTGGAGCCGCAGACCGTTCGCTTCCTGCAGGAGCTCGCGTCCTGGACGCAGGTGCCGCCGGACGGCGCGGGCGAGCCCACGATCGAGGAGATGCGGGAGCGGGTCGGCGCGCTCTTGCCCTTCGAGCGGCGCGAACTGGCGGTCGTGGACGATCTGGCCGTGCGGGGGCCGGGCGGTCCGGTGCCGGTGCGGCTGTACCGCCCGGTGGTGGCGGGCCCCCTGCCCGCGGTCGTGTACCTGCACGGCGGCGGCTGGGTGCTCGGCGGCATCGAGAACGTGGACCGCCTGTGCCGCGACCTCGCGGCGGACGCGGGCTGCGCGGTGCTGAGCGTCGGGTACCGGCTGGCGCCCGAGCACCCGTTCCCGGCGGCGGTGGACGACGCGTGGGCCGTGGTGGCCTCGGCCGTCCGGCGGCCGGAGCGGTACGGGATCCGGCCGGGGGCGGTCGCGGTGGCCGGGGACAGCGCGGGCGGGAACCTCGCCGCGGCGGTCGCGCTGCTCGCCCGGGACCGGGGCGTCGCGCTCGCGCACCAGCTGCTCGTCTACCCGGTGACCGACACGGCGCGGGACGCGCCGAGCTGGCGGGAGTACGGCACCGGGTACGGGCTCGACGCCCCGACGCTGGCGCGCTTCATGGACCTGTACCGGGGCGGTGCGGACCCCGGTGATCCGCGGCTGGCGCCGCTGCGGGCCCCCGACCTGCGCGGGGTCGCGCCCGCCACGGTGATCACGGCGGAGTGCGACATCCTGCGGGACGAGGGCGAGGCGTACGCGCGGCGCCTGCGGGAGTCGGGGGTGCCGGTGGAGCTGCGCCGCTACGACGGGGTGGTGCACTCGTTCTTCCTGCTGCCGGAGATGTTCGACGCCGGTGCCGAGGCGGTGGGCTACGCCGTGGCACGATTGCGAACGGCATTCGGTTTCAGTGGAGCGGAGGCGTCATGA
- a CDS encoding enoyl-CoA hydratase/isomerase family protein, with product MSDRYGTYERLRIDWAAPGVLRVTLSTPGRLNAVDTVGHGELARIWRDADADDEVRAIVVRGEGEAFSAGGDLSMIEEMMDDHAARRRIMREARDIVMNVVDCAKPVVSAIQGPAVGAGLAVAMLADVSVAGRSAKIIDGHTRLGVAAGDHAAIVWPLLCGMAKAKYYLLLNDVLTGEEAERIGLVSLCVDDAEVHDRALEIAGRLAAGPAEAIQFTKYALNNWLRMAGPTFDASLAMEFFGFTGPDVREGVAALREKRPPEFG from the coding sequence ATGAGCGACCGGTACGGGACGTACGAGCGGCTGCGGATCGACTGGGCGGCGCCGGGGGTGCTCCGGGTGACGCTGAGCACGCCGGGGCGGCTGAACGCGGTCGACACGGTGGGGCACGGGGAGCTCGCGCGGATCTGGCGGGACGCGGACGCCGACGACGAGGTGCGCGCGATCGTGGTGCGCGGGGAGGGCGAGGCGTTCTCGGCGGGCGGCGACCTGTCCATGATCGAGGAGATGATGGACGACCACGCGGCGCGGCGCCGGATCATGCGCGAGGCCCGCGACATCGTGATGAACGTGGTCGACTGCGCCAAGCCGGTGGTGAGCGCGATCCAGGGCCCGGCGGTGGGGGCGGGGCTGGCGGTGGCCATGCTGGCGGACGTGTCGGTGGCGGGCCGCTCGGCGAAGATCATCGACGGCCACACCCGGCTGGGCGTCGCGGCCGGGGACCACGCGGCGATCGTCTGGCCGCTGCTGTGCGGGATGGCGAAGGCGAAGTACTACCTGCTGCTCAACGACGTCCTCACCGGCGAGGAGGCGGAGCGGATCGGCCTGGTGTCGCTGTGCGTGGACGACGCCGAGGTGCACGACCGCGCGCTGGAGATCGCCGGTCGGCTGGCCGCCGGGCCCGCCGAGGCGATCCAGTTCACCAAGTACGCGCTGAACAACTGGCTGCGCATGGCGGGGCCCACGTTCGACGCGTCGCTGGCGATGGAGTTCTTCGGATTCACCGGGCCGGACGTGCGCGAGGGCGTGGCGGCCCTCCGCGAGAAGCGCCCGCCCGAGTTCGGCTGA
- a CDS encoding acyl-CoA dehydrogenase family protein, with protein MDFDLPESAIAVRDGVRAIAGKYDQEYWSRCDAEKRWPEEVWRELVAGGWHSLAIPEEHGGAGQGLLELAVALESLAEGGAGGAASFMYLLTPAFGGLTIARHGTDAQRAEFLPKIAAGELETCFAVTEPDAGSNAMNISTQARRDGDGYLVSGQKIWISGMERADFLVLVTRTIPAAEARPRTAGFTVLLVDVKEAVEAGTLTYQPIPKLGTNTVASSMVFLDGVRVPADRVLGEPDQGFAVLWDILNPERILAAAGGVGSGELVLRIACDYARDRAPFGQPIGAHQGVAFPLARIKAQVELARLMTYKAAWLWDRGRPCGSEANIAKLTAADAAWQAADRAFQTHGGMAYSLEYPVARMFRDARIAKNIPVAEELVLAHIAQHELGLPRSY; from the coding sequence ATGGACTTCGACCTGCCGGAGAGCGCGATCGCCGTGCGTGACGGCGTGCGGGCGATCGCCGGGAAGTACGACCAGGAGTACTGGAGCCGGTGCGACGCCGAGAAGCGGTGGCCCGAGGAGGTGTGGCGGGAGCTCGTCGCGGGCGGCTGGCACAGCCTCGCGATCCCCGAGGAGCACGGCGGCGCCGGGCAGGGCCTCCTCGAGCTCGCCGTCGCGCTGGAGTCGCTCGCCGAGGGCGGCGCGGGCGGCGCCGCGTCCTTCATGTACCTGCTGACCCCGGCGTTCGGCGGCCTGACCATCGCCCGCCACGGGACGGACGCGCAGCGCGCCGAGTTCCTGCCGAAGATCGCCGCGGGCGAGCTGGAGACCTGCTTCGCCGTCACCGAACCCGACGCGGGCAGCAACGCGATGAACATCTCCACCCAGGCCCGCCGCGACGGCGACGGCTACCTGGTGAGCGGCCAGAAGATCTGGATCTCCGGGATGGAGCGCGCCGACTTCCTCGTCCTGGTCACCCGGACGATCCCGGCCGCCGAGGCGCGCCCCCGCACCGCGGGCTTCACCGTCCTGCTCGTGGACGTCAAGGAGGCCGTCGAGGCCGGAACCCTGACGTACCAGCCGATCCCGAAGCTCGGCACGAACACCGTCGCGTCCAGCATGGTGTTCCTGGACGGCGTCCGCGTGCCGGCCGACCGGGTCCTGGGCGAGCCCGACCAGGGCTTCGCCGTCCTGTGGGACATCCTCAACCCCGAGCGCATCCTCGCCGCGGCGGGCGGCGTCGGCTCCGGCGAGCTGGTCCTGCGGATCGCCTGCGACTACGCGCGCGACCGCGCGCCGTTCGGGCAGCCCATCGGCGCGCACCAGGGCGTCGCGTTCCCCCTCGCCCGCATCAAGGCGCAGGTGGAGCTGGCCCGGCTGATGACCTACAAGGCGGCGTGGCTGTGGGACCGCGGACGGCCGTGCGGCTCGGAGGCCAACATCGCCAAGCTCACCGCGGCGGACGCCGCGTGGCAGGCGGCCGACCGCGCCTTCCAGACCCACGGCGGGATGGCGTACTCGCTGGAGTACCCGGTCGCCCGGATGTTCCGCGACGCCCGCATCGCCAAGAACATCCCCGTCGCCGAGGAACTCGTCCTGGCCCACATCGCCCAGCACGAGCTGGGGCTGCCGCGCTCGTACTGA
- a CDS encoding RtcB family protein — MPARQDHRLVRSDGHWLTLPNPHGVPAEICAGPDVPLEPAAVTEALDLLETARTLERLAEETPGLAGTPRIARAAFTPDFHKGAGIPIGTVLDVEHALLPQAVGNDVNCGMRLEVTTLDADRVRDRLDALERRLRHLFFEGGRRIALTPLQREALLREGLPGLLTTGPAPWPGLRPGDADDCVDRVHCAGLTVPTAEAFADWVGSAAGSPDEPSHDGVIGGIGGGNHFAELQYVARTHDAAAAHAWGLAPGAVVVMVHSGSLSLGHQANATALDRLRARWPKSLARPRNGVLPFLLDERSEPDRRRYLEAFGNAANFALGNRFFLALTMRAGLAAECGEGAGFDARLLYDAPHNLFWRDGDRAVHRKGATPAGGHAEMAGGPFEMWGEPVIVPGSMGASSFVLRGHGDPRTVASACHGAGRRVPRGAAARGGDAELDAFLREFRVVTPLDHRDPRAARRPDVMAAWRRDLKQEAPWAYKDIGPVVSGLRGGGVATPVAELRPLLTVKG, encoded by the coding sequence ATGCCCGCACGTCAAGATCATCGGCTCGTCCGCTCGGACGGGCACTGGCTCACCCTGCCCAATCCCCACGGCGTCCCCGCCGAGATCTGCGCGGGGCCCGACGTCCCGCTGGAGCCGGCCGCCGTCACCGAGGCGCTGGACCTGCTGGAGACCGCGCGGACGCTCGAGCGGCTCGCCGAGGAAACGCCCGGTCTCGCCGGAACGCCGCGCATCGCCCGCGCGGCTTTCACGCCCGACTTCCACAAGGGGGCCGGGATCCCGATCGGGACGGTGCTGGACGTCGAGCACGCGCTCCTCCCCCAGGCGGTCGGCAACGACGTCAACTGCGGGATGCGGCTGGAGGTCACCACCCTGGACGCCGACCGGGTGCGGGACCGGCTGGACGCGCTCGAGCGGCGGCTGCGGCACCTGTTCTTCGAGGGCGGCCGCCGGATCGCGCTCACCCCGCTGCAGCGGGAGGCGCTGCTGCGCGAGGGGCTGCCGGGCCTGCTGACGACCGGCCCGGCGCCCTGGCCGGGTCTGCGCCCGGGCGACGCGGACGACTGCGTCGACCGCGTCCACTGCGCCGGGCTGACCGTCCCGACGGCGGAGGCGTTCGCCGACTGGGTCGGCAGCGCGGCCGGGTCACCGGACGAGCCGAGCCACGACGGCGTCATCGGCGGGATCGGCGGCGGCAACCACTTCGCCGAGCTGCAGTACGTGGCGCGGACGCACGACGCGGCCGCCGCGCACGCGTGGGGGCTGGCGCCCGGCGCGGTGGTGGTGATGGTGCACAGCGGGTCGCTGTCGCTGGGGCACCAGGCGAACGCGACCGCGCTCGACCGGCTCCGGGCACGGTGGCCGAAGAGCCTGGCGCGCCCGCGCAACGGCGTCCTGCCGTTCCTGCTGGACGAGCGCTCGGAGCCGGACCGGCGCCGGTACCTGGAGGCGTTCGGCAACGCGGCCAACTTCGCGCTCGGGAACCGGTTCTTCCTCGCGCTGACGATGCGGGCCGGGCTCGCCGCCGAGTGCGGGGAGGGGGCCGGGTTCGACGCCCGGCTCCTGTACGACGCGCCGCACAACCTGTTCTGGCGGGACGGCGACCGCGCGGTCCACCGCAAGGGCGCAACCCCGGCGGGAGGCCACGCCGAGATGGCGGGCGGCCCGTTCGAGATGTGGGGCGAACCGGTCATCGTGCCCGGATCGATGGGGGCGTCCAGTTTCGTCCTGCGCGGGCACGGCGACCCCCGGACGGTCGCGAGCGCGTGCCACGGCGCGGGACGGCGGGTGCCGCGCGGCGCGGCGGCGCGCGGGGGCGACGCCGAACTGGACGCTTTCCTTCGGGAGTTCCGGGTGGTCACCCCGCTGGACCACCGGGACCCGCGGGCGGCGCGCCGGCCGGACGTCATGGCCGCGTGGCGGCGCGACCTCAAGCAGGAGGCGCCGTGGGCCTACAAGGACATCGGCCCGGTCGTGTCCGGCCTGCGGGGCGGCGGGGTCGCCACGCCGGTCGCCGAGCTGCGGCCGCTGCTGACCGTCAAGGGGTGA